The Daucus carota subsp. sativus chromosome 9, DH1 v3.0, whole genome shotgun sequence genome window below encodes:
- the LOC108200274 gene encoding uncharacterized protein LOC108200274 isoform X2 encodes MYMFIYWKLLMEQFLGAMSLHDMSPELFITSLILAIPKAIYNAGIEASQVDFYEINEDFAVVALANQKLLGLDLLLVIFQCEALSCAFPASLAQVILATNTNNII; translated from the exons atgtatatgttcATTTACTGGAAACTCCTGATGGAACAATTTTTGGGAGCAATGTCATTGCACGATATG TCTCCAGAGCTATTTATAACATCTCTTATTCTTGCAATACCAAAAGCTATTTATAATGCTGGCATAGAGGCTTCTCAAGTTGATTTTTATGAAATCAATGAAGATTTTGCG GTTGTGGCTCTTGCAAACCAGAAGTTGCTTGGCCTGGATCTA CTCTTGGTCATCTTCCAGTGTGAGGCCCTTAGTTGTGCATTCCCGGCTTCTTTAGCCCAAGTAATCCTTGCGACAAACACCAACAATATAATATGA
- the LOC108200274 gene encoding acetyl-CoA acetyltransferase 1-like isoform X1 — protein sequence MYMFIYWKLLMEQFLGAMSLHDMSPELFITSLILAIPKAIYNAGIEASQVDFYEINEDFAVVALANQKLLGLDLKQLLVIFQCEALSCAFPASLAQVILATNTNNII from the exons atgtatatgttcATTTACTGGAAACTCCTGATGGAACAATTTTTGGGAGCAATGTCATTGCACGATATG TCTCCAGAGCTATTTATAACATCTCTTATTCTTGCAATACCAAAAGCTATTTATAATGCTGGCATAGAGGCTTCTCAAGTTGATTTTTATGAAATCAATGAAGATTTTGCG GTTGTGGCTCTTGCAAACCAGAAGTTGCTTGGCCTGGATCTA AAACAGCTCTTGGTCATCTTCCAGTGTGAGGCCCTTAGTTGTGCATTCCCGGCTTCTTTAGCCCAAGTAATCCTTGCGACAAACACCAACAATATAATATGA